One part of the Streptomyces lydicus genome encodes these proteins:
- a CDS encoding S41 family peptidase, which translates to MSESARAALRPLPSREPAAADPGNGPGARRGRRRPRGTRLLLATVAAATALGAATACAGPSGTSGGSGGPGGSLAGVWRMDGYGTLVTIKGGSLRTYETTAVSCLPGAVTGTRAGAPDAHGASRFTVPDSAPVTVRPDGAGRARLAFDDNVGRRTLHRVAALPDRCGRRPSRDPRAVFDVFWQTFAENYPFFGAKKTDWAAVRDRYRPRVTARTTDAELFTVLREMIEPLHDAHTRVVAGPDRWFAGKRPGTVLPTPASTARIDTAIAANLGSGTVQRHWAQGRLTYADLPGHLGYFRVTQFAHYTAKDDYVGDVAALDRALDAVFTKARTQGPAKLRGLIIDVRLNGGGADPLGLRIASRLTGRPYTAYRKQARNDPRDPAAFTTPQPARVSPHRGPVYTGPVAVLTGRLTVSAGETFTQALMGRSPAPLRIGENTQGVFSDVLGRNLPNGWTFGLPNEEFLTPEGHTFDGAGIPPAVATPVFTDQELSGRRDSALTRARDLLTRGAATAGRNR; encoded by the coding sequence ATGTCCGAATCGGCGCGTGCGGCGCTACGACCACTTCCGTCGCGGGAGCCCGCGGCCGCGGACCCCGGGAACGGCCCCGGTGCCCGCCGCGGTCGCCGCCGCCCGCGCGGCACGCGCCTGCTGCTGGCCACGGTGGCCGCCGCCACCGCGCTCGGCGCCGCGACCGCCTGTGCCGGCCCGTCCGGGACCTCGGGCGGCTCCGGCGGCCCCGGCGGCTCGCTGGCGGGCGTCTGGCGGATGGACGGCTACGGCACCCTCGTCACGATCAAGGGCGGCAGCCTGCGGACGTACGAGACCACCGCCGTCAGCTGCCTGCCCGGGGCCGTCACGGGCACCCGCGCCGGCGCCCCCGACGCGCACGGCGCGAGCCGCTTCACGGTGCCCGACTCGGCCCCGGTCACGGTGCGCCCGGACGGCGCCGGCCGGGCCCGGCTGGCCTTCGACGACAACGTCGGCCGGCGGACCCTGCACCGTGTCGCCGCGCTGCCGGACCGCTGCGGGCGGCGTCCGTCCCGCGACCCGCGGGCCGTCTTCGACGTCTTCTGGCAGACCTTTGCCGAGAACTACCCCTTCTTCGGCGCGAAGAAGACCGACTGGGCGGCTGTCCGCGACCGCTACCGCCCCCGCGTCACGGCCCGGACGACCGACGCCGAACTCTTCACGGTGCTCCGCGAGATGATCGAGCCGCTGCACGACGCGCACACCCGGGTCGTCGCCGGCCCCGACCGCTGGTTCGCGGGCAAGCGTCCCGGCACGGTCCTGCCCACCCCGGCCTCGACCGCCCGTATCGACACAGCGATAGCCGCCAACCTGGGCAGCGGCACCGTCCAGCGGCACTGGGCCCAGGGCCGGCTGACGTACGCCGACCTGCCCGGCCACCTCGGCTACTTCCGCGTCACCCAGTTCGCCCACTACACCGCGAAGGACGACTACGTCGGGGACGTCGCCGCGCTGGACCGCGCCCTGGACGCCGTGTTCACCAAGGCGCGTACCCAGGGCCCGGCGAAGCTGCGCGGCCTGATCATCGACGTACGGCTCAACGGCGGCGGCGCCGACCCGCTCGGTCTGCGCATCGCCTCCCGGCTCACCGGCCGCCCCTACACCGCCTACCGCAAGCAGGCGCGGAACGACCCCCGCGACCCCGCCGCCTTCACCACGCCGCAGCCGGCCCGGGTCAGCCCCCACCGGGGCCCCGTCTACACCGGCCCGGTGGCGGTGCTCACCGGGCGGCTGACCGTCAGCGCGGGCGAGACCTTCACCCAGGCGCTGATGGGCCGCTCACCGGCGCCCCTGCGGATCGGGGAGAACACCCAGGGCGTCTTCTCCGACGTCCTGGGCCGCAACCTCCCCAACGGCTGGACCTTCGGCCTGCCCAACGAGGAGTTCCTGACCCCCGAGGGCCACACCTTCGACGGCGCCGGCATCCCCCCGGCCGTCGCCACCCCCGTCTTCACCGACCAGGAGCTCTCCGGCCGGCGCGACTCCGCGCTCACCCGCGCCCGTGACCTGCTGACCCGCGGGGCGGCGACCGCGGGCCGGAACCGCTGA
- the recN gene encoding DNA repair protein RecN, with translation MRIRSLGVIDDAVVELSPGFTAVTGETGAGKTMVVTSLGLLLGGRADPALVRIGAKSAVVEGRISVGPQTPAAVRAEEAGAELDDGALLLSRTLSAEGRSRAHVGGRSVPVGLLSELADDLVAVHGQTDQQGLLRPARQRQALDRYAGDAVAVPLAKYTAAHRRLRAVATELEELTTLARERSQEADLLRFGLDEIAAAEPQPGEDTELAAEAERLGHAEALASAATAAHAALAGNPEDPEGVEATTLVAGAHRALEAVRSHDQDLAALAERLGEIGILMADVAGELASYADGLDADPLRLAAVEERRAALNHLTRKYGTDIAAVLAWSEQSAARLAELDGDDDRIGELTAERDALRAELGDLAQLLTDARTASAQRFADAVTAELAELAMPHARVTVEIRQTEVPEDADGIVVGGRTVAYGPAGADEVELLLAPHPGAPPRPIAKGASGGELSRVMLAVEVVFAGSDPVPTYLFDEVDAGVGGKAAVEVGRRLARLAKSAQVVVVTHLPQVAAFADRQLLVAKTNDGSVTRSGVTVLEGEERVRELSRMLAGQEDSETARAHAEELLETARTGR, from the coding sequence ATGCGGATCCGGTCCCTGGGCGTCATTGACGACGCCGTAGTCGAGCTGTCCCCGGGCTTCACGGCGGTGACCGGCGAGACCGGCGCGGGCAAGACCATGGTCGTCACCAGCCTCGGCCTGCTGCTCGGCGGGCGCGCCGACCCCGCCCTGGTGCGGATCGGCGCCAAATCGGCGGTCGTGGAGGGCAGGATCAGCGTCGGTCCGCAGACCCCGGCCGCGGTACGGGCCGAGGAGGCCGGTGCCGAGCTGGACGACGGTGCCCTCCTGCTCAGCCGTACGCTCTCCGCCGAGGGGCGGTCCCGTGCCCACGTGGGCGGCCGCTCCGTACCGGTCGGCCTGCTCTCGGAGCTGGCCGACGACCTGGTGGCCGTGCACGGCCAGACCGACCAGCAGGGGCTGCTGCGGCCGGCCCGCCAGCGCCAGGCCCTGGACCGGTACGCCGGGGACGCGGTCGCCGTCCCGCTCGCCAAGTACACCGCCGCCCACCGCAGGCTGCGCGCCGTCGCCACCGAGCTGGAGGAGCTCACCACCCTCGCCCGCGAGCGCTCCCAGGAAGCGGATCTGCTGCGCTTCGGCCTGGACGAGATCGCGGCGGCCGAGCCGCAGCCCGGCGAGGACACCGAACTCGCCGCCGAGGCGGAGCGGCTCGGCCACGCCGAGGCGCTGGCCTCCGCCGCGACCGCCGCGCACGCCGCGCTGGCCGGCAACCCCGAGGACCCCGAGGGCGTCGAGGCCACCACCCTGGTCGCCGGTGCGCACCGCGCGCTGGAGGCCGTACGCAGCCACGACCAGGATCTCGCCGCGCTGGCCGAGCGGCTCGGCGAGATCGGCATCCTGATGGCGGACGTGGCGGGCGAGCTGGCCAGTTACGCCGACGGCCTGGACGCCGACCCGCTGCGGCTCGCCGCGGTCGAGGAGCGCCGCGCCGCCCTGAACCACCTCACCCGCAAGTACGGCACGGACATCGCGGCGGTCCTCGCGTGGTCCGAGCAGAGCGCCGCCCGGCTCGCCGAACTGGACGGTGACGACGACCGGATCGGCGAGCTGACCGCCGAACGCGACGCGCTGCGCGCCGAACTGGGCGACCTGGCGCAGCTCCTCACCGACGCCCGTACGGCCTCGGCCCAGCGGTTCGCGGACGCGGTCACCGCGGAGCTCGCCGAACTCGCCATGCCGCACGCCCGGGTGACCGTCGAGATCCGCCAGACCGAGGTGCCCGAGGACGCCGACGGCATCGTGGTCGGCGGCCGCACCGTGGCCTACGGTCCGGCCGGCGCCGACGAGGTCGAACTCCTGCTGGCCCCGCACCCGGGCGCCCCGCCGCGGCCGATCGCCAAGGGCGCCTCCGGCGGTGAGCTCTCCCGGGTGATGCTCGCCGTCGAGGTGGTCTTCGCCGGCTCCGACCCCGTACCGACGTACCTCTTCGACGAGGTCGACGCGGGGGTCGGCGGCAAGGCGGCGGTCGAGGTCGGCCGCCGGCTGGCCAGGCTCGCCAAGTCGGCCCAGGTCGTGGTCGTCACGCACCTCCCGCAGGTCGCGGCGTTCGCCGACCGGCAGCTGCTGGTGGCGAAGACGAACGACGGCTCGGTCACCAGGAGCGGCGTCACCGTCCTGGAGGGCGAGGAGCGGGTCCGCGAACTCTCCCGGATGCTGGCCGGCCAGGAGGATTCCGAGACGGCGCGCGCACACGCGGAAGAGCTGCTGGAGACGGCGCGCACGGGACGGTAG
- a CDS encoding glycosyltransferase family 4 protein, translated as MISTPASTHGLSPLRTVQVLGHGSAGSAAHVRSLAEGLVARGVRVTVCATPDIEEVYDFTGAGARFVHVPPRTDPASVAVLRSACWDADLVHAHGLRAGLRASTALRGLRSPRGGRRVPLVMTWHTKAHTEGARAGLVHLMERRVARAAAVVLGACSDLVDRARERGARDARLAPVAIPRPRAAGPPSGTEEDDRARHKERAELGAVDRPLLLAVGRLHPGQGHDLLLDAAHAWCALEPRPLVAIAGEGDQRAALQRRIDTEQLPVQLLGRRDDVPELLAAADLVVLPSRWEARSLIAQEALRAGVPLVATDTGGTRELVGHAAELVRYGDAAALARAVLGLLADPVRRDALARAGRRQAAGWPTENDTVAQVLSVYDELTQPAGSAPPL; from the coding sequence GTGATCAGTACCCCGGCCTCGACGCACGGGCTGTCGCCGCTGCGCACGGTCCAGGTGCTGGGGCACGGCAGCGCCGGCAGCGCGGCACACGTCCGCTCGCTGGCCGAAGGGCTGGTCGCGCGCGGCGTACGCGTCACCGTCTGCGCCACACCGGACATCGAAGAGGTCTACGACTTCACCGGCGCCGGCGCCCGGTTCGTCCACGTTCCGCCGCGTACGGACCCGGCGAGCGTGGCCGTGCTGCGCAGCGCCTGCTGGGACGCCGACCTGGTCCACGCACACGGTCTGCGGGCCGGTCTGCGCGCCTCGACGGCGTTGCGCGGACTGCGCTCCCCGCGGGGCGGGCGCCGGGTCCCCCTGGTGATGACCTGGCACACCAAGGCGCACACCGAGGGCGCCCGGGCCGGGCTGGTGCACCTGATGGAGCGGAGGGTGGCCCGGGCTGCCGCCGTCGTGCTGGGCGCCTGCTCCGATCTCGTGGACCGGGCACGGGAGCGGGGTGCCCGCGATGCGCGGCTCGCGCCCGTCGCGATTCCCCGGCCGCGGGCCGCCGGCCCGCCCTCCGGGACCGAGGAGGACGACCGGGCGCGACACAAGGAGCGTGCCGAGCTGGGCGCCGTGGACCGCCCGCTGCTGCTCGCGGTCGGCCGCCTCCACCCCGGGCAGGGCCACGACCTGCTGCTGGACGCGGCACACGCCTGGTGCGCGCTCGAACCGCGGCCGCTGGTCGCCATCGCGGGGGAGGGTGACCAGCGGGCGGCGCTGCAGCGGCGGATCGACACCGAGCAGCTCCCGGTCCAGCTGCTCGGCCGCCGGGACGACGTGCCCGAACTGCTCGCCGCCGCCGATCTGGTGGTGCTGCCCAGCAGGTGGGAGGCGCGTTCGCTGATCGCCCAGGAGGCGCTGCGGGCCGGCGTGCCGCTGGTCGCCACCGACACCGGAGGCACCCGCGAACTGGTCGGCCACGCCGCGGAACTGGTCCGCTACGGCGATGCCGCCGCCCTGGCCCGCGCGGTGCTCGGGCTGCTCGCCGATCCGGTGCGCCGGGACGCGCTCGCCCGGGCGGGCCGTCGCCAGGCGGCCGGCTGGCCGACCGAGAACGACACCGTGGCCCAAGTCCTCAGCGTGTACGACGAGTTGACGCAACCCGCCGGGTCGGCACCGCCGCTGTAG
- a CDS encoding LysE family translocator, with protein MAAAFGPAAALQRRDAAFTAVRLVGAAYPVLLGGQALWAHRPSASAVASDRGAGADDAGPAVPMPAEAGPLAPVRAFRQGLLSCLLNPEVGLFLVAVVPQFLPEGHSVLGGTLLPVAVDALIAAGWLLLVVGCAGRVRRRLRRPRVRRHPERATGGVLIALGAVTAAEAVSA; from the coding sequence GTGGCCGCCGCGTTCGGGCCGGCGGCGGCGCTCCAGCGCCGGGACGCGGCGTTCACTGCCGTACGGCTGGTGGGCGCGGCGTATCCGGTGCTGCTCGGCGGGCAGGCGCTGTGGGCCCACCGGCCGTCCGCGTCGGCGGTGGCGAGCGACCGGGGCGCCGGAGCCGACGACGCCGGGCCCGCCGTCCCGATGCCTGCGGAGGCCGGGCCGCTCGCGCCCGTACGGGCCTTCCGGCAGGGCCTGTTGAGCTGCCTGCTCAACCCCGAGGTCGGCCTCTTCCTCGTGGCCGTGGTGCCGCAGTTCCTCCCCGAGGGGCACTCGGTGCTCGGCGGCACGCTGCTGCCGGTCGCCGTCGACGCGTTGATCGCCGCCGGCTGGCTGCTGCTGGTCGTCGGCTGCGCGGGCCGGGTGCGGCGCCGCCTGCGGAGGCCCCGGGTGCGGCGCCACCCGGAACGGGCTACGGGCGGGGTGCTGATCGCGCTCGGGGCGGTGACGGCGGCCGAGGCGGTGTCGGCGTAG
- a CDS encoding PucR family transcriptional regulator, whose amino-acid sequence MGPEAKIEAEITVRRALELPALRRGLPEVLAGGDRLDRTVRWVHAGEVPHIASLLKGGELLLTTGLGLGTRPSEQRAFIRKLADREIAALVVELGSRFESLPSALVEAARDCGLPLIQLHREVPYVTVTEAIHTEIINSHYALLRRADEILRRCTDVLLRGGGAPEVLRLLAVFTGNPLCLEAPDGSPLYAAGPESDDDGGPADADPLLAWEGLRDTGVRIDVPGGGHGPDAVRARLVLLPVNSPVAPVHRIAAERAADLLAVVMLQSRQEEVLAARGRGDFLADLAEGRISAAEAPAQARLLGFRPGAEPVLPVVMRLPAGLPTPGSWALLAQALREELAAPGVPVLLGVRPVEGRVPLLVALRAGQDRAALADRIAEALRAGVVRAGLDRPTAHRPVVVVGAPGDWAAAGPGLRHAAEAAAAAQGLPEQPWYDARRLDIELLLWRMREHGEQGVLTDFVERAIGPLLVHDRGARQPLLPTLEAYLASAGRKAETARDLNVNRQTLYDRLARIAQLLGTDLDDPQTVLGLRLALRARRHTDKP is encoded by the coding sequence ATGGGGCCGGAAGCAAAGATCGAAGCCGAGATCACGGTACGCAGGGCGCTGGAGCTGCCGGCGTTGCGGCGTGGGCTGCCCGAGGTGCTGGCCGGCGGGGACCGGCTGGACCGCACGGTGCGCTGGGTGCACGCGGGTGAGGTCCCGCACATCGCCTCGCTGCTCAAGGGCGGCGAGCTGCTGCTGACCACCGGCCTCGGACTGGGCACCCGCCCGTCGGAGCAACGTGCCTTCATCCGTAAGCTCGCCGACCGCGAGATCGCCGCTCTCGTCGTGGAGCTGGGCTCGCGTTTCGAATCACTGCCCTCCGCACTGGTCGAGGCCGCCCGGGACTGCGGGCTGCCGCTGATCCAGCTGCACCGCGAGGTCCCGTACGTCACGGTCACCGAGGCGATCCACACCGAGATCATCAACAGCCACTACGCGCTGCTCCGGCGGGCCGACGAGATCCTGCGGCGCTGTACGGACGTGCTGCTGCGCGGCGGCGGCGCCCCCGAGGTGCTGCGTCTGCTGGCGGTCTTCACCGGAAACCCGCTCTGCCTGGAGGCCCCCGACGGCAGCCCGCTGTACGCCGCGGGCCCGGAGAGCGACGACGACGGGGGCCCCGCGGACGCCGATCCGCTGCTCGCCTGGGAGGGCCTGCGCGACACCGGCGTCCGCATCGACGTCCCCGGTGGCGGCCACGGCCCGGACGCCGTCCGCGCCCGCCTCGTCCTGCTGCCGGTCAACTCCCCCGTCGCGCCGGTCCACCGGATCGCCGCCGAGCGCGCCGCCGACCTGCTGGCCGTCGTGATGCTCCAGTCGCGCCAGGAGGAGGTGCTGGCCGCCCGGGGCCGCGGCGACTTCCTCGCCGACCTGGCCGAGGGACGGATCTCCGCCGCCGAGGCCCCGGCCCAGGCCCGCCTGCTCGGCTTCCGTCCCGGCGCGGAACCCGTCCTCCCGGTCGTCATGCGGCTGCCCGCCGGTCTGCCCACGCCCGGCAGCTGGGCCCTCCTCGCGCAGGCCCTGCGCGAGGAACTCGCCGCCCCCGGGGTGCCGGTGCTCCTCGGCGTACGGCCCGTGGAGGGCCGGGTGCCGCTGCTCGTCGCGCTGCGCGCCGGCCAGGACCGGGCCGCGCTCGCCGACCGGATCGCCGAGGCGCTGCGGGCCGGCGTCGTCCGGGCCGGGCTCGACCGGCCGACGGCGCACCGCCCGGTGGTCGTCGTCGGTGCGCCGGGTGACTGGGCGGCGGCCGGCCCCGGACTGCGGCACGCGGCGGAGGCGGCGGCCGCGGCCCAGGGCCTGCCGGAGCAGCCCTGGTACGACGCGCGGCGGCTGGACATCGAGCTGCTGCTGTGGCGGATGCGCGAACACGGCGAGCAGGGGGTGCTGACCGACTTCGTGGAGCGCGCCATCGGGCCGCTGCTCGTCCACGACCGCGGCGCCCGCCAGCCCCTGCTGCCCACGCTGGAGGCGTACCTGGCCAGCGCGGGCCGCAAGGCCGAGACCGCCCGCGATCTGAACGTCAACCGCCAGACGCTCTACGACCGGCTGGCCCGCATCGCCCAGCTCCTGGGCACGGACCTGGACGACCCGCAGACGGTCCTCGGCCTGCGGCTGGCCCTGCGCGCCAGGCGCCATACGGACAAGCCGTAG